A window of Rosa rugosa chromosome 7, drRosRugo1.1, whole genome shotgun sequence genomic DNA:
ATCTATAACAAGAGAATATAAATGTTAACATGCAAGGTTTATCCACATCAAAGCCTTAGAAATAAACTCATTGCAAAATGAACAATATAGAAACAGAAGCTTACTAACCCAATCATGACATGAGACCATAAAATGGTCTGCTCCACCACTCCTATTCCAGTAAGGATACTTTTCTTGTACAACATGAATGTAGTCGGTGAAGACGCGACCCAGTCGATGAAAAAATGTCTCATGGTGAGGTCTGAACAGGAAGTCAGTAATCTTGGACACACTCAATGGTAAGAAGAATGTAtgagcctcatcaggattcttGGCCATGAAAGGGCTTGGCCGACTTTCCATCTCAAAAATGAACTGGCCCTCTATGGAGTAGAGGTACGTAGTTGGCCCATCATGGACCATTGGTACTTCTCCTTCCCTATAGGCCCAGACCTTGAATGTCTTGACCATTTCTATATGACTCCTATCAACCATAACAATGTAAGAGAAATTAGACCTAAATTTAAAACTAAATAAGCATAACCTTCTGTTTTGCACTTTTGCTAAAGGCAAACACAAAGACAAAAGAGAGACAATACAATATGAATTAAAAATTAATTGATTGTGAACGTTTTGTTTTTGGCAACTGATCATGACCCCTATTCTGTATTGCATCAAAACAAAATggtaaagaagaaaacaaaagaattttTAAAACGAAAAGATAGCATGGTTGGATATATTCATGATATGGCCAAAACTAGAAACATTGTGGACAAAATGTTGATTAGCACTTACCACCCACCCAAAATACTGAAATAGGCAGCCAGATGTTGATAAGTATTAGGACCGCTCATGAAAACACTGTGTTTGGTTGTAACTTGCCACTtaaaacaacccagaaatcAAAGGAAGTTCCCAAGAAACTAAAAGCTGAACTTTGATGGGAAACATTAATGGCATTTGTAAAATTGATGCATTTTCAAAAATATCCAATGTCCAAATTTTGCAGTGTAAGTAAGGAAAAGTCTTCGGTAATTACAACATTAGACTTTCGTAGCGGTATATCGACCTCTTGTAGTGGTAGACCAACTCTTCATAATTTATCACTACAAGAAGTTGGTCTACCATTACATCGAGTAATCTACCACTAATGTATCGTTAGTAAAAGAGATGCCCACTAAGTAATGAAAAGTAACTAGAATTCATGATTATCAAAGAAATACAACATAATATTTCGAATCGAACAAGAaaattttaactaaaaaataGACTTAACTGATGAAATGCATAGGGATTTCTGTAAACACTTCCTCTTGGGATGTAAATCTCATTCCTGTCAGAGGTGTAATTCTTCGTCAGAATAGCTTTGCGAATAATGGCTCTTGCTCTGGCCAACTCTTCTTCAATCCTTTGCGTTTTGCTCTTGTTCTGTACATGAAATTTTTCCCATTTGAGTTTTCATCAAAAACTGAGAACATTAGACAAAtcccaaaatctcaaaaatgaaaatatcTCAGAATTAGGTTGACTACTGACTTTGACACTGTGACTGAGTACTTGAGGCAAAGTGAGAGTGGAGGGAGGCCCATGTTGGTGAAACGGCGGAAGCGACGGCGCCGGTGCCGGTGCTGAAACGACATGCACGGCTTTGTCGTTGTCGGTGGTTTGTTGGTTATGATGAGTAGAAGAAGAGTTAGATAGGGAGGAGGAAGGAGATAAAAGATTGAGCGAAAGATATTGGTTTCGGTTTAAtggagagaagaagaggactgtaacgaagaggaggagaagagtTACAGAGAGTACTATTGGAGAACGATAATCTGAGTCTGCCATGGCTAAAGAGCAAAACCTTAGTGCACTAActcagagagaaagaagaagaagaagaagaagaagaagaatggagCATTTATGTCCCTCGCGACAATATCGGTTCAAAAAGTCTAAAGACTACGAAACGTGAAATAAGGAGATGGGccgggaagaagaagaagaatcaaagCTAGAATATGTGCTGTTGTTATTTCATTCGATTTGGAATATAAAATCTCTGGATATAAAACCTTTTGAGTTACTCTTTCGTTTTCTTTTATGGTAGGTGAAATCTTGTGCATGATCAATATATTTAATGCATGGCCTTTTGGTGAATTTGGTCCTTTTCATTCGGCTAAAAATTTCTTATTTTTCGCTATTGTAAATTTTGTGGGATTTTACTTGGGTTAGATTCCAAAATAGTCGAATTGAAGCATTACATAGACATTCCAAATCCTTATGCCTTGATCCAATTTGGGAATAGAGCATATTTTTCCCTTTTGATTCTTCTGTTTTTGGTAGGGAGGCATACCATTATATCTAATCAATTATGGTTATATGTGCTACtttaaaataagaaaataatagAAATTAAAATTTTCGTTTGCAGTATGATTGTATTGAAATTAAGTTTTATTATTAATGGGACAGACAAATCACGTGGATATGATAACCTCATTAAGAATTTTATTATGtttaaaataaaagaataacaTAAGCCGACCCTGCTGGTAAAGTCGAGTTTAGATCTTCCGATTGAATAgtctacccgctacacaatggACATCCCCACATATATGTTAGTAAGAGTCTTACTTAAGTAAAGAACAGTCCATGAAACTAGAGATAACCCTTTATACAATATTCGTAGAATAAGAAAACGAAAACTCTAATGAAACAAGATTAAGCATTCCAAATCTGTTCCGTaaataaaaaattgtaaaaacttcaattgcaAGTTTGTAAAGGACTTTACTTATTATATACACAACACATCCAAACGAAGCACATCACCAGAAAACGAAAATATATTGGAATATTACATTGTAGATCCCATAGGGATAACATGATTCATTTAAAGCATATATTGGAGGATGTTTAAGCAACCACaaggcagaaaagaagaagattaaacTATTTAAAGACTTAAACAATTGCTTGCGTGATCCAAGATGCTTAATCAGGAATTCCGATACATAATACGATGGTAAGAATATGAAGGCAAGCTCGATCAGTACTGCTTCTAAAGGTGGTATATGTCGAGTTAATTATATAAATATGGTTTTGGCACTATATTTCGACAAGGGTCAAATATAGAATGCAAAGATAAAAAGAAGCGCTAAAATCACGTCATCTGGATACAAACTCATCCATCTAACAAAAAGTGGAACTAAATATTTTCCCTGGCGTAAGAAATTGATTTGCCATTTGACGGATTATCGCTACATTACACAGATTATTTACAAATTacaatctttttcttttcttatcctCATCATCCCACCCCTTCATAATGCCTAGCTATGAGATTTAAACTTTTGATCGATCTCCACTAAATAACTAAGACTACAATTATGGCGGTATTTAAAATTACATCCGAAATCTCCCAAAAGATTGAGAACATGATAGGCTGGTCATGCATGTACTTACATAACACGTACAATAAATTCCAACCACCTCATTGCGTTCAAAACCCTTATATACAACAATAGCCCTTACCTAATTTCAGCTTACCAAATATACACTAATTAATC
This region includes:
- the LOC133720449 gene encoding probable glycosyltransferase At5g20260 gives rise to the protein MADSDYRSPIVLSVTLLLLFVTVLFFSPLNRNQYLSLNLLSPSSSLSNSSSTHHNQQTTDNDKAVHVVSAPAPAPSLPPFHQHGPPSTLTLPQVLSHSVKNKSKTQRIEEELARARAIIRKAILTKNYTSDRNEIYIPRGSVYRNPYAFHQSHIEMVKTFKVWAYREGEVPMVHDGPTTYLYSIEGQFIFEMESRPSPFMAKNPDEAHTFFLPLSVSKITDFLFRPHHETFFHRLGRVFTDYIHVVQEKYPYWNRSGGADHFMVSCHDWASLIQRDDPKPYKNLMKVLCNANISEGFKPTRDVSIPEYNLKRYELGPPRFGLPPHNRTVLAFFAGAAHGDIRSILFEHWKEKDDEVRVYEKLPQTINYHKIMGQTKFCLCPSGSEVASPRVVEAMNAGCVPVLISDSYAIPFADVLNWNKFSIQIPPKRISEIKTILKAVPHKRYLTLQKRVMQVRRHFELNRPAKPFDVFHMVLHSVWLKRLNIRLPDKF